ATGCTAGAGAGTGGAAGAAGAAACCATTTTTTTGGAGGAAGAGAGGCAATGAAGTATGTAAAATAGGctactggatttggaatccaaAGGTCTTTAGTTGAATTAAAATGGCACTTCTGATGCTTACTTAACTAGCTATAGGGTCATGGGCCAGCCTTCTCTGATTTTTAAGTTACCAAGACAAGACTCATCTACAAAGTTATGTCTGATTGGCTTCTGCTCTGATGAGGGAGTTCCCACACTGATAAAATGATATGTCATTTTTAGAGATTTTAAGCAATTTTATACTATAGAAAAGACTAAAAGATAATGCACTGAAGtctctttctattctctttttatgGAATCCTAAGAGCCCAGTAGACATTCCTagtagactataagctccttgagaagagGGGACTGATATTGTTTTCCAACTCTTTGGAGTTCTCAATGCTTAGCATCATTCATGACACAgaatagggacttaataaatgcttgttgattggttatCTGCATGAACACTCAATGGATCTATGCTAACAAAACTAACAGCCTTTAGaaaagtttttctattttcaaaccAGATAAAACATATGTGCCTCGAGCTGTCTTAGTGGATCTGGAGCCTGGTATCTTGGACAGCATCCGGTCTAGCAACATAGGAACCCTCTTTCCACCTGATAATTTTGTCCACGGTAGGTACTGCCAAGGCATTGGCTAGAATAaatgcaaatgtcccacaaatgCTACCATTTTCTCTCCTTGATATATCCTCCTTCTGGGTATAGTAACCCTGAAGACTTCTCTTGCTGCAGGTAATTCGGGAGCTGGCAACAATTGGGCAAAGGGTTACTATACGGAAGGCGCTGAACTGATTGAACAAGTGATGGATGTGGTCAGGAATGAGAGTGAGATCTGTGACTGCCTTCAGGGTTTTCAAATAGTCCACTCACTGGGGGGAGGAACTGGATCTGGTATGGGTACTCTCCTTATGAATAAGATCAGAGAAGAATATCCAGACCGGATTATGAATACCTTTAGCATAATGCCTTCTCCTAAAGTCTCTGATACAGTTGTAGAGCCATATAATGCCATACTTTCCTTGCATCACCTCATTGAAAACCCAGATGCATGCTTCTGTATTGATAATGAAGCCCTGTATGATATATGCTTCAGAACTTTAAAGTTGGCAACTCCCACTTACGGTGACCTCAATCACTTGGTATCCTTGACAATGAGTGGGATCACTACCTCCCTTCGCTTTCCTGGTCAACTTAATGCTGATCTGAGAAAACTGGCAGTGAACATGATTCCTTTCCCCAGGCTCCACTTCTTTATGCCTGGCTTTGCCCCACTGACAGCCCGGGGCAGTCAGCAGTACAGAGCTCTCACCGTTGCTGAACTCACCCACCAGATGTTTGATGCCCGTAACATGATGGCTGCCTGTAACCCCCGCAATGGACGTTACGTAACGGTAGCCTGTATTTTTCGAGGCAAGATATCCACCAAGGAAGTGGACGAACAGATGCTCAAGATGCAAACCAGAAATAGCAGTTATTTTGTGAAGTGGATTCCCAACAATGTCAAAGTTGCTGTGTGTGACATCCCACCACGGGGGCTAAATATGGCTGCAATCTTTATAGGGAATAACACTGCAATTCAGGAGTTATTTACCCGGGTTACTGAGCAATTTTCAGCTATGTTCAAAAGGAAGGCTTTTCTCCACTGGTACACTGGTGAAGGGATGGACTTAAATGAATTTCTAGAAGCAGAAGGTAACATCCATGATTTGGTAACAGAATATCAACAATGTCAAGATGGCAAAACAATAATGAAGAAGAAGCACAAGAAGGGCAAAACAATCCAGAAGAAGcataaggaggaagaagaagttgATACAGAATCAGAAGAAACAACAGAAGACACAACAGAAGAAACAACAGAAGATTCAATCCCGAAGAAGCCTGAGAAGGGCAAAACAATcccaaagaagaagaaggaggaagaagttgagacagaatcagaagaaacaacagaagaaacagaagaaacagAAAACGATGAGTCAAcagaggaatgaaagaaaaaaaaagcttaaatgtGAGGTAACCACTATATCAAAGATATAATCAAGAATTTTGCTTAGCATAGTTtttagtttgtgtgtgtgtttttgtttaaCCCTTTTGGCTTTATGTTCCAAATACAGTGAAGAacagacatctttttttttttttttttttttctttgatggagGTTTAGGGTGGGGTGGGAAGTAAAGATgggaaacaaacaaattaaagcaCTGAATTCTCAGAATTAGTAGTTGCCACATTTAGGAACTTATAGTTTAACTGAAAATTGCATGTCAATCTAACATGGTAAATTTATTGATAAACATTATAACCATTCTTTTAATAACTACCAATACCTACTTTATACAAAGTGCTAAGTTAGGCAGCAAGGGAAGAAGAGGGTGCCCTACCCCTCTGGTCTGGCAGAAAGTTTTTGCAGCTTGAATCAACTCCAAAATTCTTTAGGGTTATAAATCTAATCTCTAGGAGATATTTTGGAATTCTTGCTGAGCATCTCTGAGATAGTCTACTTTGAATCTTTTCTAATCCAGCTTTATATTTTACCTTTCTACTAACTACCTAATTGTTAGGTTTCACTAcagttaagtaaatatatattcaaagtaTATTTAAATGGCATTAGTGAACATAATTTCTAAAAATCACTGTGTATTGCTTAGAAAAATATCTCTAAAGCACAGGTAACTCCACATAAGACATTTAAATAGTTTTAGATCATGGAGTagctttcatttttaagtttaattttggtcattttatagattagatttATTAGAATATTGTGagggtttttaaaattcttgatccACTTATATTCACAAAATGTTTTTCAATCAATTTGgctttagaaaaaggaaataaatctaaagatacacacacatgtaGCAACTACTGAATTCCACTCCTTTTTCTACATTATAAAGAATATAAGTTTTTCAGCGTgtacttttattccttttcattgaattttcattCCTTATTTGCTTTTGTAATTGACTAGAATAAATATAGGAACAGCAAGAAGTGGCAGGATGAATCTGACAAgaatgttgctttttaaaaataaggtatcATGGTAACACCAAGGAAAGCAAACAAGACTGACCATCAGCATACTGATAGTTTCAATATTTAGAGAAGTCAGATCTAATGACTTGAAACCATTTCTACTTGGAGAGGAAACAACTATAACCAATATAGAGGATAtgttgaattcaattcaacaaattaaaGGATTCACTGGACAGAATATTGTTAGGCATTAAGGGAGATAAAGGGACAAATTAGATAAAATCCCCTATTCTTCAAAATCTCACTATCTAATAGTGAATATCAAGTGTATAAAAATAACTGGCATAGAATAGATACaatgttctcaaggagttcagaggagaaaatggTGACATATTCTGTCAAGGCCAGGAAAAACTTTATGGAGAACTTAGAATTTGACTGAGAAATTGGAGAATAAGTAGGATTTAAACAAGTGGATATTaggatgagaggaaagaaaagactgGGGGAGtgaaggaaatatcaggcacaggCACAGTATAAGCAGAGACATTAAAAAATGACCAAATCCTCAGAATAAGTTTCAAGTAGATGAAGTATGAAACTAAGGATGAAAAGAAGTTGAAGCCACATTTCAGGCAACTCTGAATAGTAGACTAAGGACATTACTGGTACATAATGGGGAGTTCAAACTCTTTAGCCTCAAAGGAGTGATGGAATCCGAGGGTGTACAATAAGGGATAATATGGAAGCAACAACTAAGGATGAGTTTAGGTACAAAGAGCTTAGAGGCAATATTATTTGATTATGGTTCTCAGAATAGGATGTGAATAGTAAGATGATTAGAATGAATATGGGTAAGATGTGAGTATAGTAAGATTGGGGCTAGTTAAATATAGTAGACTATGTGAGTTTTTGTTCTCATTCATCTATCGGGACAGCTTCCCTCTAAAAATAGGAATTTCAAAGTTGAGTTGATCAGATCTCCCTGGAAAGGTCAGAGGGCACTCAAGTATCATGATGCAAGAAGATAGCACATGCAGATGACTGGATTGGATATAAAACATGAATTTTGTAGAGTTAATAGTACTTCCAGTGGAAAAGATAGTTaaaagagtcaaagatgactaAGCAAGGGTGTCTGAGAAAATAGTAGTGTTATTAATAGCAACAGGGAAGTCAAGAGAAAACAATAGAATAGAAAGCCTGTTAACACCTTTTGCAAAGGGCTAATTCCTGAGACCCAAAAGATAAAgcttacatttattaaaaaattatatacatgctTGAGAATtgttaatttaaaatatgaagcaattgtGTATTTGTTGTGTAAAATGTTGCATTTCAAACCTGgagaaacctggattcaaattccctCCTTGACTTTAATAGCTAAGTGATCTCACCTTGGAAAAGAAAGATATGGTTTATATAAGTTGTTATATGAACTGAAAAAGTATgtataattttttgaaatcttaaaatgctatttaaatgccagttattatcaAGCAgctatatgaatattaaaatttgttaacttaaaattcttatatttatgtctataaataataaaaatcaaaagaaaaatttttaataattcatgttcatttttttaatgaattttgtgCATACAACTAATGAAAAACAtggaatttaagttccttgaaggcaggaattgttttgtttttgaaactcTAGATCTTGCTCAGCACCATGTttacttttaataaatacttatccaCTGATTCAACAACATGTTTGAGATCTTAAGCAAAAGATTCTTTTGAAAGAGAGCACTCTTAAAGGTTATTAAAAATACCTCATAActatgtgatttggggcaagtcttTGGATCTctatttgtctcatttttgtcatctgtaaagggagataataatagtacttacctcccagaattgtggtgaggatcaaacgggatatttgtaaagcacttagcacagtatttgtGCTTTGGGGGAAAACATGaacatatgaacatatatacataagtgcaaaatatatgaaattcttGGAAATAGGTTTAATGGGATGGGGCTGGCATGGATTATATCCTTTTCTAAAAAAGGACTCCAGAAAAATATGCTATCATCCTCTTCAGGAAAGTTGCCCAGTAAATTAGTCAAGAGACCTAGTTTCTAGGGACTTGCAGTATCACTAAATGGCaatatgactttgggaaagtcaatCAAACTTTAAtgtgcctcatctataaaaaaaggatattagaataaatgaatagatggatcAGAGAATAAACAAGCAACAAATTTTAGAAGCAAATCTTCTGCATATAATCAAAAAGGAGTATTTTGGCCTTGTCTCCCCAAACTGACAACAGTAGTACAGAATCACCTTTTGCTTTAAATAGGAAGTTGGAGGCATACTTCCAGTTCTAACTTTTGccattctcctcctccctcacaCACTTGTAAAGTATATCTTACAGTTTAAAAGATCCTTCAAAGTCATAGCATGGGCTTTTCTCTACGAAGAGCCACATCTGctaggagaaaaagggaagaagccACGGGGGAGAGGAACTGAGAGCAGCTTTCCAGGCTATTTTGTGGGAGAAGTTGACCACTCACATTACTGCCAATTATCAAATTTCAAGTGGGTAAGAAATCTTAATGTGTAGGGGATTTCTATGCCTGGATTTTCCTATTTCCTAAATGGGAGATATAAACAACGATATAAGAAAATCCCTCCAGATAAACTGGAGTTCTTTCTGCCTCCAAAGTCTGTGACTAAAGTCTTGTATGATCATTGTATTATTTCGTCTTCAAAACAAGTGGAGTCAGTAGTGCAAACATcaattccattttatggatgaggaaactcaagGCAGAACAACTTAAGAATTGGATTGATTGAATTATGATTGTTACTTTCTtgtatgactttgaacaagtgCATTTTTCTTAGTcccaatttccttttctctaagttatggaatataaatattttcttctaggCTCAAAaacctctcattttctttccctatccACCCCACTGGCCTCTGCAGTCAATCTTCCAACTCAAGTTATCTTGCTAAAATGCAGATGTGACTGTCACCCTCCTACTAAGAGACTCCAAGGCTCTCTCTTAGTTCCAGGATCAGAAAAAAGAATCTTACTGGCCTTTTAAAGCCTTTCCTAGTATCCTTAATACCTTCTCTTAGATCATCCATTTAAGTACCCAATttatcacatatatacacaattgggttttttttgtacatagttactagcatgtttttttccccattgcatTGTAAGGTCCTTGAAGACAGTGATTGTTGCTTATTTCCCAACGCTTATTTGCTTAAAGCAAATGCCTAGTATAAtatacaataaatgcttgttgaccaagaaaattatatttatctcaAGATGGCATGACCCTCTTTCTACTCAGGCCCTCATTACTTTATCTAGACCACAGAAACAATCACCTAATGGAAGTGTCTCAACCTGTCCAGTCCATTCTCAGCATtgcccaatttttaaaaaaaatagcttatttTCAAATCATCCCATAATTTTGTTgagtacaatgttttcttggttctactcacttcacttagcactaCTTAacatctctccaggtctttcttaaattatcctgctgatcgtttcttataggacaattatactccataacattcatgtcataacttagtcagccattccctaactaaatttccagttccttggcattacaaaaagggcttctacaagcatttttgcccatttgggtccttttccctttttgatgatctcttcagaaacactgctgaatcagaGTATGCAGAATTTCATAGTGCTTTGGGCATACCaactaattttaatatatatctgACCATGTGATACCTCTATTAAAGCAACTCTAGTGGCTTcctcttgaataaaatataattcttacACAATCTGCCCAACTTAACTTTCtactttgaatttctctaatactCTGTAGTCCAGTCAAATTGGTCTTTGATTCATTTACATACTCCCATCTCCCGCCTTTATACCTTTGAACATCTTTGTCCATACTTAATTATAAACTCTTTACCTATCAAAAATCCCTCTCTTCCTTGAAGGTACTATCTTCCTGCCTTTTCTGCAACTGCAAGAGCAAGATCTCTCAAGCTACCCTTCATTAATATTTGTGATtgcttatatttaatttttatagctATTTGTCTCCCCAATCGAATGTAAGTTCAATATGAAAAAAGATTGGTGCATTCTTTGTGAACAACTGATTTAATCACTCATTTGAGAAAGACTTAGAGATGCCGCTTTCCTGTATGAAAGGATAAGAGAATGATATGGCATAATTTCTAGTTGTGATATACCTTCTGCAGTAGAGAGATAAGGTACAATTATAGTGACAATAGACATTTCCCACTTTTGTTTTACAGTCTGCTTTACTAGTTTTTCCATATATAACTTCTACTCTACAGAGAACCCTTATACCCTTAGTCATAATCCCACAGAAAAGTTGGGTAGTTGGCAATAAACCAAAAACAACAGTTATATTGAATCAGGGCTTAGTTTATTAGCATGCCAATCTATAAACAGGTGTTTTCCTCTTAATAACAAAATATGAAGTGAGACAGTTTCCAATCTGCCATCATATATAAGTGAAAAGCTTCACCTCGAAAATGTAGCATTAGTCAGGTtctagaggagaaaaagagaaagcaagagtTGCAAATTATTTGTTTCCTTGAAAACACAataatttaaagttatttcttATCCCAAACCAGAAAAATCTTACCTTTTTGTTTCAATTCACACAATATAAAAATCTATGtattattctctatttttaactATACTAGCTTCACTCATCTCTTTTGGCTACAGGATGGCACTGTTAGCTATAGAAAATAGCTAAATGTTACTTTCcctgaagatataaaaaaattgtcTTAGTCAATTATTCTTgttcttcaaaattaaaaaatcataagCTGGTATCTCAACTCACAATTCAGAACAGAGATGAGGGTTTTGAGGCTGCTGCTGTTTTTTTAACCAAACCTGagattctatatattctataggGAACTCCTGATTCAGAACCATTTAGCTCAGCTCTGCAGCTCAACAATATGAGAGCTACTTGGAAGTAAGAGGTTAAGTTTATTCACTATGTTAACATAAGCCTAAAAATCAAGAGAAGGGGTTTGAACCAAAgtcattctgactccaaggccaactACCCACTGCTTCTCATATAGATGGACTATTAtttcaagatgaaaaataatgaaaagagtacCACCATTATCTAATGGAAAGGCCACTAAACAGCATGGAGTGAAGTGTGTCCAAGTCTGGCTCTATTAACTATCTCTTTGCTTCCAAATgctactgacttagaaaataaagTATTCTTCAAAAGGTTTTTAATTGATAAACGAGCATTAATTTGCCTTGATTTCAGCAGTGAGGAACATAAGAGCTTCTAGCTCCTATGTACAAAATTAAAGATATGAGAAAATAGTATCAATGACTGATATTTTCCTCGTGAAACTTCTGTTGTAATCTAAaggttgaaaatgaaaaaataaagactttagcTTCTGAATTATTTAACTTTGCATATAATAAAACAACATGTGCAAGTCCTATAAACAAAGTTTCATAATCATTCAGTGCCAAATAGATGGCTAAATCAATATTCCAATACACTGCTCTaagccaagaaaacctgagtttgactCTCACCTCTATGACCATGGGCAAGAGTCATAAAACCATgaactttgttttctcatctataaaacaagaaaaattgtgGTGGCATCTTGTCTCACAGTTATTGTAGAAAACAAAAAGTGTATGTAAAACACcttaaaaacaagattttgcaaatttttaaagtgtttatgaAAGCCtgccattatttttaaaattccagaaGTTTAGATTCCCCATATTTTATATCTGAAGTTAGTTCCTGATATTTAACAATTTATCTTTACTACTGTGCCAGGGACCATGCAGGCCAGCaaggatataaacaaaaataaaactcctCCTGACTCAGCAGATACcatttctcttttatcctcccccCCTCACCAAATAATAGCAGCTAATACTTTTATAGCAATTACTAGGTATTATGTACTGTTAAGTGGtttccaattattatttcatttgttcttcacaactaCCTTAGGAAGGGaaatgctattactattattcccatgttatagatgaggaaactgaggcaaatacaggttgtgacttgcccaggatcatactgcTAGTGAGATTGATctttaaggctggatttaaatgcAGGTATTCTTGACTTTAAGCCTGGTGCTTTGGTGCTTTATCCATAAATTCAACATTATTTGGAAGTAAGTAGAAGCTGCTGAGAGCAGAAGAGACTCATACAGGAGTTGGTATTTAAGTTAAAACTTCGAAACAAATTATATGAAGGTCAGGAGAGAGCATTCTAGGAATGAAAAGGAGATGTAGAGTCATCTACAGGAAACAataagaaaatcaatttgtttGCAGCTGAGAGTATATGAAGAAAGTAAAGTATATTATGCCTGGAAGGGAAGATTGGAACTAGGtgataaaggactttaaatgtcaagtAAAGAATGTAGTTGATAATATGAGTAATAGGGAGCCCACTGAAGATTACTCATCAGGAGAATAGTATCTGGATTAAacagggggagaaaaggaaaaccaaGTAGGAAGTTATTGCAATCTTCctagaaagagaagatgagaatTTGAATTAAGATGGTAGCAATATGGATGaactgaagaaacagaaaaatgtggCAAGAGTGGTGAAAGAAGAATTGGCAGGACTGATAAGCAATTGCCTGGGTATATAGGGTGAAGGCAGAACTGAGGAAAGTTCTGTCCTCATCTTTCCTAAGGCTCAGCTTGAACAGAAATCCCATTATCTCTCAGTTTTAGTTAATTCAATTTCACGATGCTTTATTTCATGTACTTTAAGATATCATGgcactgattctttttgtacagcataataactgttttggacatgtatacctatattgtatttaatttatatgttaacatatttaacaggtattagtcaacctgccatctgggggaaggaggggaaaagttggaacaaaaggttttacaattgtcaatgctgaaaaattacccatgcatatatcttataaataaaaagctaaaaagatatTATGGCATTAAGTTTCTAAATGTATTCCAACCCAGAcaacaagaaataagaaaatctgaaaaaattagaaactttGATTTTTCAAAGCATGCCATGAAATTTTTAATGGTTCCTTAAAAATCAAGTAATTACTTACACATTACTCCTTTTTAACTTTCACTATTTTGACACTGCTGCCAGAAGCTTTTTCAGCATTTGCTTTGAATTCAGTCTTCAGCG
The DNA window shown above is from Sminthopsis crassicaudata isolate SCR6 chromosome 2, ASM4859323v1, whole genome shotgun sequence and carries:
- the TUBB1 gene encoding tubulin beta-1 chain isoform X2, translated to MREIVHIQIGQCGNQIGSKFWEVIGEEHGIDVNGSYQGDSPLQLQRINVYYKEAYDKTYVPRAVLVDLEPGILDSIRSSNIGTLFPPDNFVHGNSGAGNNWAKGYYTEGAELIEQVMDVVRNESEICDCLQGFQIVHSLGGGTGSGMGTLLMNKIREEYPDRIMNTFSIMPSPKVSDTVVEPYNAILSLHHLIENPDACFCIDNEALYDICFRTLKLATPTYGDLNHLVSLTMSGITTSLRFPGQLNADLRKLAVNMIPFPRLHFFMPGFAPLTARGSQQYRALTVAELTHQMFDARNMMAACNPRNGRYVTVACIFRGKISTKEVDEQMLKMQTRNSSYFVKWIPNNVKVAVCDIPPRGLNMAAIFIGNNTAIQELFTRVTEQFSAMFKRKAFLHWYTGEGMDLNEFLEAEGGRRS
- the TUBB1 gene encoding tubulin beta-1 chain isoform X1, with the translated sequence MREIVHIQIGQCGNQIGSKFWEVIGEEHGIDVNGSYQGDSPLQLQRINVYYKEAYDKTYVPRAVLVDLEPGILDSIRSSNIGTLFPPDNFVHGNSGAGNNWAKGYYTEGAELIEQVMDVVRNESEICDCLQGFQIVHSLGGGTGSGMGTLLMNKIREEYPDRIMNTFSIMPSPKVSDTVVEPYNAILSLHHLIENPDACFCIDNEALYDICFRTLKLATPTYGDLNHLVSLTMSGITTSLRFPGQLNADLRKLAVNMIPFPRLHFFMPGFAPLTARGSQQYRALTVAELTHQMFDARNMMAACNPRNGRYVTVACIFRGKISTKEVDEQMLKMQTRNSSYFVKWIPNNVKVAVCDIPPRGLNMAAIFIGNNTAIQELFTRVTEQFSAMFKRKAFLHWYTGEGMDLNEFLEAEGNIHDLVTEYQQCQDGKTIMKKKHKKGKTIQKKHKEEEEVDTESEETTEDTTEETTEDSIPKKPEKGKTIPKKKKEEEVETESEETTEETEETENDESTEE
- the ATP5F1E gene encoding ATP synthase F(1) complex subunit epsilon, mitochondrial, with protein sequence MVAYWRQAGLSYIRYSQICAKAVRDALKTEFKANAEKASGSSVKIVKVKKE